In the genome of Colletotrichum lupini chromosome 8, complete sequence, one region contains:
- a CDS encoding impB/mucB/samB family protein: protein MSSSQPFRESSPIPGIGRRKSQFTFKQLSQLATYNTSCPLRVVAHIDLDAFYAQCEMVRLGVPKDQPLAVQQWQGLIAVNYPAREHGIGRHCTLTDAKKLCPKLVAQHVATWREGDDRWAYRDDAAANIQSDKVSLDPYRLQCRKILAVIKESLPADQQKVEKASIDEVFLDLSAHVHAVLLERFPELRNPPPYDDPTENLPAPSVAALDWQADALIDLNEEEESVDPDWDDVAILIGSEIVRDVRRQILEKLHYTCSGGIAKNKLLSKLGSGHKKPNQQTVIRNRAVAQFLSGFKFTKIRNLGGKLGENVVSTFNTDAVEELLAIPLDQMKAKLGQDTGSWVFNTIRGIDASDVNSRTQIKSMLSAKSFRPYINTPEQAHRWLRIFAADIFARLVEEGVLENRRRPRTINLHHRHGGQMKSRQGPIPQGKALDEQALFELAKNLLNQIIGEGNVWPCANLSLSVGGFEDGITGNMGIGAFLLKGEEAQALRQSSREASDMPIPEEKPPKKRRTEGGAIHRFFARNVSTDEEMPSDGASAKSDIKSREETKSGEPSMAVPGTSLAHEEGNGGFHEVPTTGFVCSRCNTGFETPEEHQSHEDWHFAKDLQDQERGKPTLAQHSSATRSSGPKTSGTSAKRGGRGGKLEHGQSRLKFG from the exons ATGTCGTCCTCACAGCCCTTCCGGGAATCTTCCCCTATTCCCGGCATCGGCAGACGCAAATCTCAGTTCACCTTCAAACAACTGTCCCAACTAGCGACTTACAATACATCGTGCCCCTTACGAGTTGTAGCCCACATTGACCTAGATGCTTTCTATGCACAATGCGAGATGGTTCGTTTGGGCGTGCCTAAGGACCAGCCTTTGGCTGTCCAGCAATG GCAAGGATTAATTGCTGTCAATTATCCAGCACGTGAGCACGGCATCGGTCGTCATTGCACTTTGACGGATGCGAAGAAGCTATGCCCTAAATTGGTTGCCCAGCATGTAGCAACTTGGCGAGAAGGCGACGACAGGTGGGCATACCGTGATGATGCTGCTGCCAACATCCAGAGCGACAAAGTCTCTCTCGATCCGTACCGCCTTCAGTGCAGAAAGATTCTGGCAGTCATCAAGGAAAGTTTGCCTGCGGATCAGCAAAAGGTTGAAAAGGCCAGCATTGACGAGGTTTTCCTTGACCTCTCCGCACATGTCCATGCAGTTCTCCTGGAACGCTTCCCCGAGCTGAGAAACCCACCACCTTACGACGATCCGACGGAGAATCTTCCAGCCCCGTCCGTGGCAGCCCTGGACTGGCAAGCGGATGCTCTCATCGACCTgaatgaggaggaggagtcCGTGGACCCAGACTGGGACGACGTGGCGATCCTTATTGGGTCTGAGATTGTCCGCGATGTCCGAAGACAGATCCTGGAGAAGTTACACTACACATGCTCCGGAGGTATTGCCAAAAATAAGCTGTTGAGCAAGTTGGGCTCCGGGCACAAGAAGCCCAACCAGCAGACCGTCATTCGAAACCGAGCCGTGGCCCAATTTCTGTCAGGCTTCAAGTTCACCAAGATACGCAATCTCGGGGGGAAGCTTGGCGAAAACGTGGTCTCAACCTTCAACACTGACGCCGTCGAAGAGCTATTGGCCATCCCTCTGGATCAGATGAAAGCAAAGCTAGGTCAGGACACCGGAAGCTGGGTTTTCAATACCATTCGTGGCATCGACGCTAGTGATGTCAACTCCCGCACACAAATCAAGTCGATGCTATCGGCAAAATCGTTTCGGCCCTACATCAACACCCCGGAACAAGCCCATCGCTGGCTGAGGATCTTTGCTGCCGACATCTTCGCCCGCTTGGTTGAAGAGGGAGTTTTGGAGAATAGGCGTAGGCCGAGGACAATAAACTTGCACCACCGGCATGGCGGCCAAATGAAATCGCGCCAAGGCCCAATACCCCAGGGCAAAGCACTAGATGAGCAAGCCTTATTCGAACTTGCGAAGAACCTCTTGAACCAAATAATAGGGGAAGGCAACGTCTGGCCATGCGCCAACCTCAGCTTAAGCGTGGGCGGCTTCGAAGACGGCATCACAGGCAACATGGGCATCGGCGCTTTCTTGCTGAAAGGAGAGGAAGCCCAGGCGCTAAGGCAGAGTAGCCGCGAAGCAAGCGATATGCCCATTCCTGAAGAAAAGCCGCCAAAGAAACGTCGGACGGAGGGAGGGGCGATCCATCGCTTCTTTGCACGTAACGTTTCCACTGACGAAGAAATGCCGTCCGACGGTGCATCCGCGAAGAGCGATATCAAATCCCGAGAAGAGACTAAGTCAGGTGAGCCTTCCATGGCTGTTCCAGGTACGAGTCTGGCGCACGAGGAAGGCAATGGTGGCTTCCATGAGGTGCCAACCACGGGCTTCGTATGCTCGCGGTGCAACACGGGGTTTGAAACGCCAGAGGAGCACCAAAGCCACGAGGATTGGCATTTTGCCAAAGATCTACAAGACCAGGAACGTGGCAAGCCCACACTTGCTCAGCACTCATCTGCCACCCGCAGCTCTGGCCCAAAGACTTCAGGAACTTCGGCAAAGCGGGGAGGCCGCGGCGGCAAGCTCGAGCATGGACAGAGCAGACTGAAGTTTGGATGA
- a CDS encoding transcription factor RfeG: RSRFFLPEAPTPKRRARLWPLPFLRPPPTPCPLLPSRSSSFSSRHLDNPISYSLPLLFLFFPLLLFLSHLHVASPRSTLSLDRLPFSLLLLRPPPLSTVNMSRSSRGPPPASSAPQSGRSNEYFVPRDGIDREVITADICRYLGNDALVRPGHYENPQTGQVSQGYYITAYRNLTTAMIDDLKADSARWEAERRQQAARNSSGGYRQSETHSARQHYGPTDSTGYPDVGRDSYESTPRYPGSQAPGYSGNSAQGYSGSTPSYQQQPSSSYSSGGYPYSGQPDPRADPRYAGQSQMGQGYGEPPYIATAANMAAQRNYPADPYAGQPSRTPTSMAPPPGGPAYSSGSQVPAGYPTGYYPPSTSASYGSTPVASDPMYGRGAYTALYPNPTSSTESNYVASPAGGVAHPSLSGQGGSQYDKPPAPRGSAPPSSSKAQTTSSGSSHSRRSERDSDRHHQSDRHRPPRR; encoded by the exons AGGTCCCGGTTTTTCCTACCAGAAGCCCCCACCCCCAAGAGAAGAGCCAGACTCTGGCCTCTTCCTTTTCTGCGCCCACCACCCACTCCCTGCCCGCTTTTGCCTTCCCGTtcttcctctttttcttcccgCCATCTCGACAATCCCATTTCTTACTctcttcccctcctctttctcttttttcctCTCctgctctttctctctcaccTTCACGTTGCCTCGCCTCGCTCGACCCTCTCTCTCGACCGGTTACCCTTCTCCCTCCTCCTACTCAGACCACCCCCGCTTTCAACCGTCAATATGTCGAGATCCTCCCGTGGCCCCCCTCCGGCTTCGTCTGCCCCTCAGAGCGGCCGCTCCAACGAGTACTTCGTTCCGAGAGATGGAATTGATCGCGAGGTCATCACCGCCGATATTTGCCGCTACCTCGGCAACGACGCCCTCGTCCGCCCGGGTCACTACGAGAACCCCCAGACCGGACAAGTCTCACAGGGTTACTACATCACCGCCTACCGAAACCTAACAACA GCCATGATCGACGACTTGAAGGCCGATTCTGCGCGATGGGAGGCAGAGAGGCGGCAGCAGGCCGCCCGGAATAGTTCAGGAG GGTACCGCCAGTCGGAGACTCACTCCGCACGCCAACACTATGGTCCCACGGATTCCACTGGCTACCCGGACGTAGGACGTGATTCCTATGAAAGCACCCCTAGATATCCAGGATCTCAAGCCCCAGGTTACTCGGGGAACTCTGCCCAGGGCTACTCTGGATCTACCCCTTCCTATCAACAgcagccttcttcttcttactcAAGTGGTGGGTATCCCTACTCTGGACAGCCAGACCCAAGAGCCGACCCCAGGTACGCTGGACAGAGCCAAATGGGACAAGGATACGGTGAACCCCCGTACATTGCTACGGCCGCGAACATGGCGGCGCAAAGAAACTACCCCGCCGACCCCTACGCAGGACAGCCCTCTCGGACTCCTACTTCGATGGCGCCTCCGCCAGGAGGGCCGGCTTACTCTTCCGGATCACAGGTTCCGGCAGGATATCCCACAGGTTACTACCCGCCTTCGACGTCAGCCTCGTACGGTTCCACGCCGGTGGCTTCTGATCCGATGTACGGACGCGGTGCGTATACAGCTCTGTACCCCAACCCAACTTCTTCGACCGAATCTAATTATGTAGCGTCCCCAGCAGGTGGTGTTGCTCACCCGTCTCTCTCTGGCCAAGGAGGATCACAGTATGATAAGCCCCCTGCACCCCGTGGTTCTGCTCCTCCATCGAGTTCCAAAGCTCAGACGACAAGTAGTGGATCATCGCACTCTCGCCGCAGCGAAAGGGATTCCGACAGGCATCACCAATCCGACCGCCATCGCCCCCCGCGTCGCTAA